The Meriones unguiculatus strain TT.TT164.6M chromosome 20, Bangor_MerUng_6.1, whole genome shotgun sequence region agtatatacaaagaactaaagaagctgaaaagcagcaaaccaagtaatccaattaaaaaatggggaacagagctaaacagagaattctcgacagaggaatattgaatggcagagaagcacttaaagaaatgctcaacctcattagccaccagggaaatgcaaatcaaaatgaccctgagatatcaccttatacccatcagaatggccaagatgaaaaactcaagtgacaacacaagctggagaggttgtggagaaaggggaaccctgctccactgctggtgggaatgtaaactggtacaaccactctggaaagctatctggcgctttctaagacaattaggaatagcgcttcctccagacccagctataccactgctaggtatatacccaaagtttgctcaagtacacaaaagggatacttgctcaaccatgtttatagcagctttatttgtaatagccagaacctggaaacaacccagatgtccatcaacggaggaatacatacagaaattgtggtatttttatacagtggaatactactcagcaatcaaaaaggaggaaaccatgaaatttgcaggcaaatggtgggatctagaaaagatcattctgagtgaaatatcccagaaggagaaagacaaacacggtatatactcacttatatagacctataagatatgataaacataatgaaatctctacacctaaaaaagataatcaattgagcggacatggggtaagatgatcaatcctcatttagaaagacagatgggatgtgcattgaacgtatgacaggagtctactgagcaaatctgaaagactaactagcagtgttttcaaagcaaagactcatgaccaaacctttggcagagtacagggaatcataagaaagaaggcgAGTTAggctgatggggaaaggataggagctccacaaggaccaaatatatctgggcacagggtcttttctgagactgacattcaaccaaggaccatgtatggatataacctagaacctctgctcatatgtagcctgtgggagctcagtaaccaattggtttcccaaagtgaggggaacaaggactatttctaacaggaactcaatgactggctctttggcctccccaccccccaagggaggatcagtcctgttaggccacagaggaggacaatgtagcccgtcctgatgagacctgtgcAATGAGAATGAAAGGACATGAAAAGTAAGACAATgtggtgaagaaaaaaatgaaaacagaatgatAGAAATAGAATAACTAATGTTACAAAAATGAAATTACTtcaaaatttttaatataataatgttTATTACATTCAAGGCgataaaagacaaaattaaaaattatccaAAAACCTAGATTTGGCTGAAAATGTAGATCAGTAGAATATTTATTTGTATAGCATGTATAAGATACTGGTTTGCATCAATGccatagaaacaacaacaaaataaaaataaagataaaaaatgcAACGGAAAACTAAATGGCCAAGATGGCATACAAGATAAATCATTGAGTGCTTTAAGTGCATTCCTTATGGAAAAGAGTGTGGATCTTACACAAGTAAAAATAGGCACATCATATGATCCAGCAGTATTATTCCTAGTTATATGAAAATAAAGTTATCATTCCAAACCTTACTGGCATCGATTGTGATTAAATTCTTCTCTACAGTCAAAACATGCAATAGTTCTAGAAGCTGATTAGATCATTAGATCTAGCTGTTCATTAGGTCATCTAGATGCTCTAGAAAAATGAAAgtgtgatatacatatatatatgtatatatatatatacaatagaAGTGTTATTTAGATACACAAAAAAGTAAAGCTCATTGAAAGTGGAGGAACCTTAAAACAGATTAAGAGAAATCAGCCaatacagagaaatagttatcacatctctctttctcatgttggggaaaaataaaagaattataaaACACCTATCATTCTGAAAGTTGAAGGATGATTACTAGCAACTGGGAAGAGTCCTGAACAAGGGTGAGAAGTAAACAAAAGTGACTGGATAAGGGCAATAAATGCTGGTTCATAGATGGCCTTATCACACTGAATCTACTGATACAAATAATTGAAGGTTGATAATTTCTTGAAAAGAGAAGTCTACTCTAGATACATAAGATTGTCTTCATTGACACAGGAAGCTACCTAAGAAGAAATCACAAGAACCAACTACAAGAAGAAAAAGCCCCTGGGAAGAATAGTCAACAAAGGAGGGTCTGGATGTCAGGAAACTCCTCCCACAGGAAGCCCAAGTAGTAGTGAGGTAAAAGGATATTGGAGATTGGGTGGTTTAAACTCAGAGATGGGAAATAACTTTCAACACAACTTTTTTGTCTCACCTTCTTCATGTCTTCATAACTCAGAAACATTATACTGAAGTCATGTCTGTGTTCATACCAGCCTCTAATGTGATCAAACCAACAGCTTCCTGCAACTGAAGGAAAAATTACTGACTAACAGGAAAAGACACTACACTTACTGAACAGCAAACtctattattttttatgatttagcCTATTAGAAATAAAACCAACACCCCTACATTTGAATGTCTATATGACATTCAATTGTAGGGGTGTTGGTTTAAATTTCATTTGGGTATAACAATTTACACAAGACTTATACCAACTTAAATATTTCAGGCCCCAACtagacagacatacagatatTCAAGAGTTAGTTGCTAAAGACACTGCTTCGTTGTAAAAGTgttggctgctcctgcagaagacctgagtgTGGTTCTCTGCActaacatggtggctcataaaacAGTTATaaatctagttccagggaatctggtgcTGTCTTGTGACCTCTACATTCAATGTACACATGGTTCACATACATCTATGCAGGCAACACACTCATAAAGTAAATCAACCTAAAATCTTTTTAATAAAGAAGTTCAAGGGTCTGAACTTAAGATTTTTTTAGGGAAATTACTCTTTCTCCTCTATATGAAAGCATGTCTCTGTTTCTTCCATCCTACAAGATTTCTGAACAGCAGTGTTTCCTTTCTACAATGAAACAGAACCTGAATATGATAACGTAAATGTTTGGGATCCTGATTCCACATATTCCACATTCCATGTGCCTCTTTCATTAATCCATTATAATTCCATTCTCAAGAACTATATGAAATATTCCTCAGCTTCCCTTCAAGTTCTTGTCATGGAGAGCACACCTGCATCCTGAACTTTATTGCTATGATTCTTCCTACTCCATTAgcgagaagaaaaaaaaagtggataaaCTATTTGTAAATATGGTCTTGCTTAAACATTTCCTAAATAATTCAGTGTTGCAATACTGACACCCCTCAAATCATCCAAACATGGCAGAAAAACCACCGTGCATCACACTAAGTTCAttcaaatgtcttattgctctttaACTGTCCCCTCAACCTCTTAGATATATGTTCTGTACATTGAGATGGTATAAATATCATCTCTACTTTTTAGACAAGTAAGAGGGGTAAATGTTTTTACCTTTACCATCTAGAAATTTTTCCAGAAAATGTTCTATGATGTCTGTAGATTCCATGGTTAACAACCAATTTgaaaaatagaaatatgaaatCAAAACATCTTTGGGATTTCTGTAAATATAAAGAATCTgcagaaaaaaaaccacaaagctACTTTAATAATTCTAGgttccccttttaatttctgatcaattatatgataatttattttccaaagaaatcagtgTTTTCAGTCAGGTAATATTTATTAAAGTGTAGTTGGTTATCAACTTGTTTCATGCTATAAAAAGTAAAGGACTATTTTCATTTACATATTATTCCATACATGCACAAGAAGGCAGGTCAGCTTCCCTAGAAATTGTATTATTTGTAATGTTGATAAATATAGTAAATACATTTTCCTAAGGGAAATGACATTCATTGAGTTTTCTAAGCCATTTGATATGCAGCCAAGGTAGtactgaaaatagaaaaaaatgaactaCTATCTTggtacaaacaaaaataatatccacatttaaaaggaaaattctctcATACTATTATGCATAGTAACTAACACATTTATTAAGAATGTTAGaccaaaataaatatatgtttagtATTAAACCAAGGAAATAGTTCTTAAAtaagttattgttattattgctttgttaggtatgtatgcatatatatgggaTTTTTTTAGAAAGGAACTAAATTATTTGGGAGGGTAGGTATGGAAGAGATTCTGGAAGTACTTGCAAAGGGGTAGAATATGGTAAACATACATTcagtttaaaatgtgttttaaataataaaaatataataaaaagaaatgaggtaaataatgaatttatattttaagaaGTCAGTATTTGATGATATTAAAGTTGAGTGTTACAAATCGAATTAAACCACAACATTACACAAAACTCTAAACCATAAGAAAAGCCACTAGTAAAGAATCCTAGTAAAAAGCCACATCAGAATCCACTAATGAAAGAATTCAAATCAGTAGGAAAATTATACTAAAGTTACAATAATGAAAAGCAAGACCAATGGTAGAGCCCTTTCACAGAATTATAAATGATCATGCTCAATAAATATCAAATATGTCTTGTCTCAATATTGAGCACATATATGCAATTTAAAAACAATGTGAAATACCGACAAATAACTGCCATGTTGACAAATATTTAAGTCTGATGTGTCAATTTCCTAGAGGAAAAGTAAGGATTCATCCTTTGCTGGTTTCAGCAATAATGATTATCCACTTTCTTCAGAAATACAGCCCCTCCTCTGTAAGTTGAGTAACTCTCATACTTGTGACTCTCTACTTCCCATTCATAGATGTGAATTCTAGGGAAGCTGCTGGAAGAATGCCCAGGAGACAAACTCAACAATGTTCAGATCACTGCACCATCACAGCACAAATACTGAAGTACTCATGTTATTCAATAATTAAGATACTGTAtctatgtaaaaagaaaaagctctATGACATACTTTAGCCTTTTTGCTCTTGAGACCTTTTGGTACTAAGTAATATGGAAGGTGGGAAGTAAAGATGCGAGGTGATGGCATTTTGACATAGTCTTGATCCATAATATTGTACTCCAAGAAAGGTATTGTATCAAATGTTTGGAGATTTCCATTGCTGTTCCGTTCACCctcaaaataaatcaagaaaaggATATACCGAACCCAGATGGTCCctgttaaaataaataacaaacctCTTTTGAATTCTGCTGTaggtttaaataataaatatgtacagTAATACCATCCATCATAATGTCTGATGCTTTTTTAATACTTCATTTGTATTTACAAACAAATatagttttgctttatttttatctgtgtttaGGAATAAGATTAGAACAAGCATaatcaaaggtcctgagttccctTTTTATTTGTatagtgtttttttgttgttgttgctgctgttctaATTTCTTGATA contains the following coding sequences:
- the LOC110540127 gene encoding amine sulfotransferase-like isoform X3: MHKLWYIYTMEYYSAMKNKEIMKFAGTIWVRYILFLIYFEGERNSNGNLQTFDTIPFLEYNIMDQDYVKMPSPRIFTSHLPYYLVPKGLKSKKAKILYIYRNPKDVLISYFYFSNWLLTMESTDIIEHFLEKFLDGKVAGSCWFDHIRGWYEHRHDFSIMFLSYEDMKKDLRGSVLKICSFLEKELSEEDVNAIVRQATFQNMKSNPRENYDQSINTKIGTKHNEGSFLRKGATGDWKNHLTVDQNERFDMIFKRNMKNFPLKFIWDIKE
- the LOC110540127 gene encoding amine sulfotransferase-like isoform X2; the encoded protein is MDNSNEYLLNFKGFNFNKKLVNTEELEKMEDIEIRDDDVFLITYPKSGTIWVRYILFLIYFEGERNSNGNLQTFDTIPFLEYNIMDQDYVKMPSPRIFTSHLPYYLVPKGLKSKKAKILYIYRNPKDVLISYFYFSNWLLTMESTDIIEHFLEKFLDGKVAGSCWFDHIRGWYEHRHDFSIMFLSYEDMKKDLRGSVLKICSFLEKELSEEDVNAIVRQATFQNMKSNPRENYDQSINTKIGTKHNEGSFLRKGGTISHGRESIFGTINVTLLDL